AGGTAATGAGTTAATACAGCTGAAATTGATACCAAAAGAAATGAGGTAATTAAAGAGAGCAAGTGACAAGCACAAGGTATATCATGTACCCGTACAAATTTTTTAAATACAGGTGCATACACAGTCTGGGggccaaataaaaaagttgtcAATAGTTCAAAGCAAGATAAGAAGTATTTATATATCAGAAAATATTGTATAAATTTTGTTGAACGACCTAGGATGaggaatataaatatatatatcaacaagtAACTGAGCAGCAAATATTTGCAGTGTTGAATAAATAACTCTATACCAACACGATGTAACAACTCTGTAGCATAGAATAGTGAAATCAATCAGGATTAACATATCTATGATCATCATCAATAAAGCTTATTACTATATCCCAAAGAGTGAGGTAATGACTTAAAGAGAGCAAGTGACAAGCAACAAAATATTGAAGTTAAGATTTAAGAAGACCATGTGGGTGGCATTCAATTATACTTACCTTCCAACTAAGGCCCTTATAAAACTCAATTAAAATATTCCTTTTAACAAACAATCTTACCAAAAGAAAATGTCTTTTGTGATTGACTTTATTTCCTCCAacctttgtttttgatgataGGTGCTTTGGCCTTTAAGTTGGTACTCTGACCAAGTCTTGTGGATTATGGTTTACAAATTAAGATTAATATACAATAACTTTAAACTAAGATTAATATACAATAACTAATATATAAGTTTATAAATATGTTTCTAATAAGCTGTTTTATTAGCATATTACTTCAACAACCTAATTATGTTTCTGAAGTTCAAAGCACAGATTTCTCACTAAAACTAATCCGATAAATCTTGGTCTCACCACAATAACGACGGATATTTTTTATAATAGTTGTATGATGGGATTGATTATTGATCACAAAGACAGCAAAGGAGATCCTTGACATTGGAATTTTACTGGTTTAAATCCCTTGGCACAGTTACTGCTAGTGATTTCTACATGCACTTGGATCTGTTTATAAAATGGAGGGGATTAGATTTCAGACAATGTAGTAGTTAGTCCCTAGGAGTAGAGAAAAACTTATCTGTTTGTTCATTAGAAATGGCAGCCACTAGCTTATGCAGTTATGGAAATTTACTTTAAACTGTCCAAAACTACTTCCTTCTACTTAGCATACACATTACAATTTGTACCAAAAAACAACATACAGATTAAAACCGCCATCCATTTCTTAGACAATCCAAAATTACCAAAGAGAAGAAGAATACCCACAAAATTCTCACATCACAAAATCACCTGAATTGTATTTAATCCATTTCTGAGTATACAATGTGTCCAAAACTACTTCCCACTACTTACACACATTAAGAATCGTCATCCATTTCTAAGCTAGCAAACACTTGTGATCAATTATGTGATTAGCAGCACCTTATGAGAAACCAAAGTCTTCCTTCTAGTCCATATCTGTGCTCTGTACATACAAGCGATTTCTATTATTCTTGGCCCTTTCCACAATCGTCTGAATAAATTTATGTTCATACCTGCAAGAGTACATGGCATTTTAATTCACTTCTGCACAATTTTTGCATTGTCTTTCCATTATTCAGAATCtatatcattaaaaaaataagaaaaataaaagcctCACTTATTAATCTTACACAAAAATAACTTGTCACACAAAATACAAAACCGCATTGAAACTAAAAAAAGATTACAGATCAGAAAGTCACCTTTAAAGTGACAATTAGAAGACTAGATTCATGGTAAACCTTTCACCGAGCTTAAAAATGAAAGTAATTAACCACTAGTGCTAGTAGACTAGATATTAAATATGGAACGTAACGTAAAAACATGGAACTtcacaaaaaaaatgttttaagaGTAAACCACATACCCAGTATTATAATGCATTCCAGACAAGCCAGCAATTTCAGACAAAGCTGACCTCCATCTTTGCACCTTCTCTGAATCATTCACAAGTCTACTTTCATGTTTAGCCATGGCTTTTCCATAACTACTTTTCTGATGCCTTATATCTGATGGATCCCCTTTGTAAAAGATTGGCCAAACTAACTGATTCTTCTTCTTTATACAGTCAAGGATCGTGACAAGTTCCTCAAGGCACCATGAGGAAGATGCATAATTTTCAGAAAGAACAACAATGGAAAGCCTTGATGCTTCAATTGCGTTTATTAGAGATAGTGAAATCTGGTCACCACTCTCCAATCCCCCATCATCCATGAATGTCTTGAACCCCTCTCGACACAAAGCATCAAAGAGAGAACCTGTGAAAGAGTAGCGAGTGTCATCTCCCCTAAAGCTGAGGAAAATTTGGTAGCGAGCCATTGAATGTCTCAAACTGCCTAAGACTGCTTTCCACTCCTCAACGGGGTGACCTTTTAAGGAAGATCCCACATCTTTAATTGTACTGGGTAACCCTTTACATTCGTTAGCAACTTCTTGTGCCACAGTTAATAGGGCAGACGATGACTCATCATCTATGCCTGAATATTTTTTGAGCAAAGTCCAAGCTTCCTCTTCAAACAAGGGATGCAAAGGAATCTCTCTTTGACAATCCATCGAGGTGCATTCTTGTTGGCGACGTGTAATAGGAATACCTATATTCTCCAGCTCAAGCTTTTCCCGAACATCATCCAAGATAACAAGAACTCGACCTTTACTTTCAATTTTCGAATAGATTGTTCTCGCTCTCGCAGCTTCAGAATGTCTTTCAATTTTCAGATCCAACAAGTCAGCAATTTGGTTCTGAATCCTCCAAACAATATTTGTATTTTGGGACACAGTGGCAAATACAActtcattaaaaatattcaaataCTTGGCTTTCTTACCCACTGCTTCTACCAATTTTGTTTTACCTGAACCTTGCTTCCCATACAATCCAATGATATGGATACTATCATCTTGCATTGCTTCCATAAGTTGATCTGACGTCTCTTTTGTGGACTCGAAACATACAAAATGTCTAGAAGAGAAGTACTCTAAACCTGGAATTGGGTTGGAAAATGCCTCGAATACACATTTTGAATTCAGTATCTTCATTTTATCTAGCAATCCATTGTACAACCTAAGAATCCTCTCAGTATCAGGACTGATCCAATTGGacctgtcagtaatcgccgctTCTAATTCAGATAGCTCCTCTTCTCTGACTTTCTCCATTTCTTCTAGCCACTCCAGAAAGGCATCATTGACTTTTTCTGTTTTGTCTATAGCTTCAACCTTTTCCCTCAACAGTTCTCGATTTAAAATTAGCTTCTCCCTTTCGATGTCCACCTTTTTCATTATAAAAAGAAGACGTAACCTATGGATAGGACCATGTAGGATTTTCTCAATGCAGTATATCAATGATTCCATCTAACCAAAAGGTAACCTGGAAAAGTGGAAATCAATCAATTTCACACTTAATCCTGACAATTCTTAATGGAAACATTTTATGCAACAAATCAATGAAAGTGAATGAATTGAAGTGCAAGGCAAAAATGAAACAGATTTGAGAGAAGATATATAATACTTAGGCATGGTTTCAGTGTCGCTGACTAGGATCATAGCAAAGAAAAATCTGTTACTATATACGCCTAGAAGGCAAGAACAACAAGATCCTCTACTATCAATTTTATTCGACTTCCTATATTAATTAAGGGTGTGTTTGGGAAAACAACTTATTTAAGCACTTACCATAAacgtttattcataagctaatttttGAAACTTATTGCAATAAATTGAAAATGGCTTATAGataagcataaactcttattcataagttaatctGAACAACTTATATAAATAAGCTAAAAACACTTATAGGTAGGCTATAAGTTATTTCCATAAGCTCTCATCTCCCAGATACTTGCATAAGCATTTATACTATAATATAAgttcaaataaactcttccaaactGAGTCTAAACCGATAATTCTTGTGTTAGAAAACACAATCACATAATCAGCAGCATAGTTAATAAAAGGAAGATATGCAAAGAGAAATTAATGGAATTGGAACTCACTCGAAGATGTTGCAGCAGGCACAAACGATGGAGATCCTTCTACTCTTTCTGAGTAGGAATCATATAAAACAACAAGAAAGTCAACAATCACTATGACTGGTCAAATACGAGTTTTGGTTtagaaaataaatgaataataaGTAATAAAATTACCTCGTCAATTTTAGTGGTGAATATGATAATCTTTGCTGGAAGTTGGATGCTTAAACGCTAACTTGGTACAAAATTAGAATGAAGTTTAGAGATGAGCTCAAACTGTGCATGTTCATAACCAAAGCGTTCTGCTTCTGCTCTGTTGAAGGTGACGGCCCACGAGCACCGTTGAAGGTTCAGAGGTGTTTTTTCTAAatgatataaaattaaaactatttACAAAAAGGAAAATAGGACATCTTCAGAGAGAAATTGATTCTTTGCGATGGAAGAtgaatccgtcacaaaatccttgtCAGCCTGTTTGTGACGAAAACAAATCCGTCACAAATTGTCACAGAAATATATCTCACAAAATTGTGGTGGATACGTCTCGGTCACAAAATTGCGACGGAAACTACCGCCGTCACAAATATTACATCCGTCACTAGTTGCGACGGAGTCTATCCGTCATAAAATCCCTGTCAGCGTGTTCGCAACATAACGATATCCGTCACAACGTTTGCGACGGAAACATTCCGTGACAAAATGATGGCATCCGTCAATATCTTTGCGACAGACTAAATTCGTCACAAAGCCTTTGTATGGGGTTCGTGTTTAGCGACAGAATATTAGATAGGCATTTATTCCGTCGCAAATTGCATCATCCTTTTTTGTAAATCTGTGACGGAATTTCCTCTCCAATCCTCCGTCACTAATTCCACATCAAAGCATGGATTGTGCGACGGATTAATTTTCCGTCACAAACAACCCCATATTGGTAAATTGTTTTAAAACtatatttttttgataaattgttttaatttttacatTATTGAGAAAAATACCACAAACAACATGCTAGcatggtaaaaaaaaatgaatggtcAAATTATCCCTAATTTTGTAGGAGAGTTTGACTTTAGTCATTTGACGGAAAAATTACGTTTTGTAAGACTATctccaatggtttcaacattcaacaccctcaacactccactttttctcttcccaacactccacatcaccttctctctccagttcaacacttcattcaacttttacccactccaatggtttttcattcaacaccctaccccctaccccaccacttttatttcatattttgatttaattttatatttttctttttatgatttcataaaattaaaatttacgataaaaattaaattaaataaactattatcgatttaatttaatttaatgtttttttatttatttaaattaaattaaattaacgtaatatttttttaacgtaaattaaattaaaacacttaacaatttaatatatttttaaaaaaatatacacaataatttattttattttattttattaacttcaaatggaagaaaagaaactaagcacacaataatacattttatttgcttaacttaaaatgcaagacaacaaactaaacacacaacacacaaataacgtaattagtacgatacaaagcatatttaatcatcatacattccaaactttgcccagatgtgcttcactagatctgcttgcagttggTGATGGACATTTGGATCAcggaactcggatctagcacgcacatgatccgcaaaagcgggtaacacctcggttgagtatggttgcggtgtactagattCACTTCCCTTagcttgctcaaaatcggtccagcgttgagcatatgaatctcgttcatcctcaacaatcatattatgtaatatgatgcatgacctcatgatgatacccaaatcagttATGTCCCAGAAGCGAGCtagttcacggatgattttaaaacgagcttgaagcactccaaatgcacgttcgatgtccttccgacatccctcctgatgttttgcaaagcacttatcgggttcagtttgaggaagtctaatagacttgacgaaagttggataagaagggtagataccatcagctagatagtatgccatattatagggacgttggtTCACGATGAAATTCACACGTGGAGCGTTTCCCTGttccaattcatcaaacactggtgaccggtctagaacgtttatatcgttcaacgttcccggacatccaaaaaaggcatgccagatccaaagatcaggagatgcaactgcttcaagaataaccgtggtggttcccttatcccctctaacaaattgaccttcccatgctttaggacaatttttccactcccagtgcatgcagtcaatactcccgatcatgcctgggaacccccgcatttcaCTAACCTGTGGTATTATTTGCAGGTCctcttgggttggtgctctcatgtactcttgctcatacaatcgtatgattcctttacagaatctacgtaaacactccaataCTGTAGTCTctcctattttgatgtactcatcgactgcatctgctgacacaccatatgctaacattcgcattgctgtggtgcattttgctaagggcgatataccttctttcttcgctgcatcaactcgctgggtgaagtagttatcactacttgaaaggtccgcaacgattcgaaggaacacatgtttttgcatccggtactggcgacggaatattccatcgtcgtatgtaggctcattggcaaagtagtcggcAATTAGCCTTTGGTTTGCCCCTGCATGATCTCGCCTGAGATGTTTTCTACCACGAGGTGCGCTATCCTCCAATATTAGATTTCGACGCTCCCTAAAGTGGTTGAGTATATAAGTGTCTTCTCTCTTGCTTTTTTCAAGGTAAGCTTAGATATCAAACTCTGgtggatccattttttgtgaaatttgaagtagatgggaagagatgcattgaatggtggatctatgagtccatatatatagataaattgAATGGTGGAGATTGACGGATTCGAAATAATATGAACTATAGTTAATTATCGGAtaaggactagattcgaattgagtgatgCATATTCAAACTcggtaacccatacattaaagccactgACAACAccgacaaattattaaagtaaacagtacagacttgacaaaacactgacaaattattaaagcaaacactacagactcgacaacactgacaaattattaaagcaaacactacagacttgataccacttgaaaaataataaagcaaacactacagacaattaatttccaaagagctcttgggacaaccgcttcaacagctctttcttgTGGTCACTGAGATGCTCCTCTTCACTTAACTTTAGAAATAATTCCATTTTCTTAGCTTCAGTCTCCTCTTTCCTCAATCTACTAGTCTCTTGTTGCATCGCCGCCATCTGCTTCAATTGTTCAACCTCTATCTCCTTGACTTGTTTGTATGCAGCCCAATCTTTCTCCATCGCCTCCAAGGCAGCTGTTGTGCTCTTCTTTTTACCCCTTTTTTTTAGCTGcatccctacccattggacggggaa
This is a stretch of genomic DNA from Lotus japonicus ecotype B-129 chromosome 1, LjGifu_v1.2. It encodes these proteins:
- the LOC130733145 gene encoding probable disease resistance protein At1g52660; protein product: MESLIYCIEKILHGPIHRLRLLFIMKKVDIEREKLILNRELLREKVEAIDKTEKVNDAFLEWLEEMEKVREEELSELEAAITDRSNWISPDTERILRLYNGLLDKMKILNSKCVFEAFSNPIPGLEYFSSRHFVCFESTKETSDQLMEAMQDDSIHIIGLYGKQGSGKTKLVEAVGKKAKYLNIFNEVVFATVSQNTNIVWRIQNQIADLLDLKIERHSEAARARTIYSKIESKGRVLVILDDVREKLELENIGIPITRRQQECTSMDCQREIPLHPLFEEEAWTLLKKYSGIDDESSSALLTVAQEVANECKGLPSTIKDVGSSLKGHPVEEWKAVLGSLRHSMARYQIFLSFRGDDTRYSFTGSLFDALCREGFKTFMDDGGLESGDQISLSLINAIEASRLSIVVLSENYASSSWCLEELVTILDCIKKKNQLVWPIFYKGDPSDIRHQKSSYGKAMAKHESRLVNDSEKVQRWRSALSEIAGLSGMHYNTGYEHKFIQTIVERAKNNRNRLYVQSTDMD